Proteins encoded by one window of Candidatus Odinarchaeum yellowstonii:
- a CDS encoding GH3 auxin-responsive promoter family protein, whose protein sequence is MNGLLKWLMKITVKKFCAPLEKAVENPYEAQEKILLKIVKTSRNTFFGRRHDFKSINSIEEYQRRVPVLKYSDYKPLIKRVIQGEENVLTPYKPVHIAQTSGTTGKPKIIPLSKPAIKEFGRMSARIFASYINEDKENARILDGKFLLFMAPAIDYYINNIPVGYISGINAVNQNKIFQKMVIPPLSILNEKDWNIKFYKTAQIAVKSNITLAGGVTPLLLSLFQKILEDYNNALPYDYMKNNNLEGSLTKIWPNFKVLLHSGVNVKPYLTWMRSILGEHVNFRDCYGATEGVFAFQIGENNGMTLNLDTYFYEFIPADELKNEEPKRYLADELKRNIKYTILVTTSNGLYSYLISDIVEAATLNPLTIRVVGRLNGEISLAGEKMDERSISEAVYEAILYFNLQVNDFTIIPVYDGKPRYRFLIEFKNPPRNTIDFLKTLDQSLRKHNQIYNQCRLMGLIDNPEMVILPLGTYRKFKEKQAAEGKPIGQMKIPRVASNSLIEETVKATGKLDVLSY, encoded by the coding sequence ATGAACGGTTTACTTAAATGGTTGATGAAGATAACTGTCAAAAAGTTTTGCGCACCTCTTGAAAAAGCAGTTGAAAACCCTTACGAAGCTCAAGAGAAAATTCTTTTAAAAATCGTGAAAACAAGCAGAAACACTTTTTTCGGTAGAAGACACGATTTCAAATCCATAAATTCGATAGAAGAATATCAGAGAAGGGTACCTGTATTAAAATACTCAGACTATAAGCCTTTAATTAAACGTGTAATTCAAGGTGAAGAAAACGTTTTAACACCTTATAAACCTGTTCATATAGCTCAAACTTCAGGTACAACAGGTAAACCTAAAATTATTCCACTCTCAAAACCTGCTATAAAAGAATTTGGAAGAATGTCCGCTCGAATATTCGCCTCATATATAAATGAAGACAAAGAAAACGCACGGATACTTGATGGAAAATTTCTCTTATTTATGGCTCCTGCGATCGATTACTATATAAATAATATACCGGTGGGGTACATTTCTGGAATAAACGCTGTTAACCAGAATAAAATATTTCAAAAAATGGTTATACCCCCGTTATCTATTCTAAATGAAAAAGACTGGAATATTAAATTTTATAAAACAGCGCAGATAGCTGTTAAAAGCAATATCACACTAGCCGGTGGGGTTACACCCCTACTATTATCTTTATTTCAGAAAATATTAGAAGACTATAATAATGCTCTACCATACGATTACATGAAAAATAACAATTTAGAAGGGTCTCTAACCAAGATATGGCCTAATTTCAAAGTGTTACTACACAGTGGGGTTAACGTGAAACCTTACCTTACTTGGATGCGAAGCATTTTAGGGGAACATGTGAATTTCAGAGACTGCTACGGTGCAACGGAGGGGGTTTTCGCTTTTCAAATAGGAGAAAATAACGGGATGACCCTTAATTTAGACACTTATTTTTACGAGTTCATACCGGCTGATGAGTTAAAAAACGAAGAGCCTAAAAGATATTTAGCAGATGAACTTAAGCGAAACATTAAATATACTATTTTAGTAACTACCTCAAACGGTTTATACTCTTATTTAATATCAGATATCGTGGAAGCCGCCACCTTAAACCCTCTGACTATTCGCGTGGTAGGTAGGCTTAACGGTGAAATAAGTTTAGCCGGTGAGAAAATGGATGAGCGGAGTATCTCAGAAGCCGTTTACGAAGCTATCCTCTATTTTAACCTACAAGTAAACGATTTTACTATTATACCTGTATATGATGGTAAACCTAGGTATAGATTCCTCATAGAGTTTAAGAATCCCCCTCGAAATACAATAGATTTTTTGAAGACGCTCGACCAGTCTTTGAGAAAACACAACCAGATATATAATCAATGCAGACTGATGGGTTTGATAGATAACCCGGAGATGGTGATTCTCCCACTTGGAACGTACCGTAAATTTAAGGAGAAGCAGGCGGCTGAGGGTAAACCTATAGGACAGATGAAAATCCCCAGAGTGGCTTCAAATAGTTTAATAGAAGAGACCGTGAAAGCGACCGGCAAACTAGATGTTTTATCCTACTAG
- a CDS encoding class I SAM-dependent methyltransferase, giving the protein MFADNPLVEDLDIPKLARGLTSYIKRVLIQTTVAEGLPDILNDYKSILELANYMNIKDSKLFRELIISLVKLGVVEQKGDLFKWIGGEVRVTREEEEVKTLADPWIKLLQLYFKKLPDMLKGKTRIQRQEPGIWDSIYSTPLYQALWINAMKTLNITSDSTVLEVGCKTGWSTINLLKTYEPKNIIAVDFNQDFLSVAEDNISNILPDKRFKVTFIRHDFTGEVDFTGLLGDVKPDKIIVSYLFHWYNETDYLNIISNLKRCMAENADIVFLQPHIAYRNQTSFFQLPLYVEEGFKGYPLLETLANSIITAGLTTPKREFNLYLYSKNSLESAKPLKISADPPKYCKICGGILQENAFFCAYCRNIVDFNVNLPLL; this is encoded by the coding sequence GTGTTTGCAGATAATCCACTAGTAGAAGATTTAGATATCCCTAAACTAGCCAGAGGATTAACATCTTATATTAAACGTGTTCTAATCCAAACAACTGTAGCTGAAGGTTTACCTGATATTTTGAACGATTATAAAAGTATTTTAGAACTGGCCAACTACATGAATATTAAGGATTCAAAACTTTTCAGAGAACTAATAATATCCCTTGTGAAACTTGGAGTAGTAGAACAGAAAGGAGATCTCTTTAAGTGGATTGGAGGGGAGGTGAGAGTCACCAGAGAAGAGGAAGAGGTCAAGACTCTAGCTGACCCTTGGATTAAACTATTACAATTATATTTTAAAAAACTACCAGACATGTTAAAAGGTAAAACAAGAATACAGCGTCAGGAGCCAGGGATATGGGATAGCATTTACTCAACACCTTTATACCAAGCTCTGTGGATTAACGCTATGAAGACGTTAAATATAACCTCGGATTCAACAGTTTTAGAGGTGGGTTGTAAAACAGGTTGGAGTACAATAAACCTGCTCAAAACTTATGAACCTAAAAACATTATAGCGGTGGATTTCAACCAAGATTTTTTAAGTGTAGCTGAAGATAATATATCGAATATTCTACCTGATAAAAGGTTTAAAGTAACTTTTATAAGACACGACTTCACCGGCGAAGTGGATTTCACAGGTCTCTTAGGAGACGTTAAACCTGATAAGATTATTGTATCATACTTATTCCACTGGTATAATGAAACAGATTACCTTAATATTATAAGTAATTTAAAGAGGTGTATGGCTGAAAACGCGGATATTGTTTTCCTACAACCTCATATAGCTTATAGGAATCAAACATCCTTCTTCCAGCTCCCATTATATGTAGAAGAAGGTTTTAAAGGTTACCCTCTTCTAGAGACCTTGGCAAATAGTATTATAACAGCTGGGCTCACCACCCCTAAAAGAGAGTTTAATCTTTACTTATATTCAAAAAACAGTTTAGAGAGCGCTAAACCCCTCAAAATATCCGCCGATCCACCGAAATATTGTAAGATTTGTGGGGGTATACTTCAAGAAAACGCCTTTTTCTGCGCTTATTGCCGAAACATCGTTGACTTTAACGTTAACTTACCGTTACTTTGA